One window of the Shewanella khirikhana genome contains the following:
- a CDS encoding FecCD family ABC transporter permease: MSGIRALFTPLGRRDYLLAALVLACLVSPALASMFGAADIHFSEAMSVYLHALIGERPADVPYLDSRILLELRLPRILLAFVCGAGLALAGWALQLVTRNPLADPYLFGISSGASLGAIVVMSLGSLLGGAFVEAADGISLPLGAFAGASASVLMVLALSGFGLQSQVERMLLSGVAISFLFGALGSLLLYFSSPQVTASLLFWSLGSFARASWDLLWLPWTIFGVFVGFLSVMRRQLLALSAGDETAHGLGVPVARLRIISLLMCSLMTAVLVASCGGIGFVGLMIPHITRLMFPGRQSLMIVVLMGGLFMMWVDVLARSLLPAQELPVGVITAVIGSGFFLLLLLGRKGQ; the protein is encoded by the coding sequence ATGAGTGGCATCCGCGCCTTGTTTACGCCCCTCGGGCGGCGTGATTATCTGCTGGCCGCTCTGGTACTGGCCTGTTTGGTCTCCCCTGCGCTCGCCAGCATGTTTGGCGCTGCGGATATTCACTTCAGCGAAGCCATGTCGGTGTACCTGCATGCCCTGATTGGTGAGCGCCCGGCGGACGTGCCATATCTTGACAGCCGTATTCTGCTGGAACTCAGATTGCCACGGATCCTGCTGGCATTTGTCTGCGGCGCAGGTCTGGCGCTGGCCGGTTGGGCGCTGCAATTGGTGACCCGTAACCCCCTTGCCGACCCTTACCTGTTTGGCATCAGCTCAGGGGCATCCCTCGGCGCCATCGTGGTAATGAGCCTAGGCAGCCTGCTCGGCGGCGCCTTTGTGGAAGCGGCGGATGGTATCAGCTTGCCGCTGGGAGCCTTTGCCGGCGCCTCGGCTTCGGTGCTTATGGTGCTGGCCTTAAGTGGCTTTGGGCTGCAAAGTCAGGTGGAGCGTATGTTGCTCTCGGGGGTGGCTATCTCGTTTCTGTTTGGCGCCCTTGGCAGTTTGCTGCTGTATTTTTCAAGCCCGCAGGTAACAGCTTCACTGCTTTTTTGGAGTCTGGGCAGTTTTGCCCGCGCCAGTTGGGATCTGCTCTGGTTGCCCTGGACCATCTTCGGGGTGTTTGTTGGCTTTTTATCTGTGATGCGTCGCCAGTTACTGGCGCTTTCGGCCGGGGATGAAACCGCCCATGGTCTTGGGGTGCCGGTGGCGAGGCTCAGGATCATCAGTCTGCTGATGTGTTCCTTGATGACTGCCGTGCTGGTGGCAAGTTGCGGTGGCATTGGCTTTGTCGGCTTAATGATCCCGCACATCACCCGGCTGATGTTTCCCGGGCGCCAGTCGCTTATGATAGTGGTGCTGATGGGCGGCCTGTTTATGATGTGGGTGGATGTGCTGGCCCGTTCGCTGCTGCCCGCTCAGGAACTGCCGGTGGGCGTGATTACCGCCGTGATAGGCAGTGGTTTTTTCCTGCTGCTGTTGCTTGGTCGCAAAGGCCAATAA
- a CDS encoding ABC transporter ATP-binding protein — MNTAITVNELCWQVNGRALLDSLSFTLNGRGMYGVIGPNGAGKSSLLRCLYRFIRPDSGTIVINGQDIDAFSRKAFARLVAVVPQELPPLFDLATETVVAMGLIPHKGWLGADSAADKKAVAEALAKVGLEGYGKQPFGKLSGGEKQRALIARALVQRPTILILDEPTSHLDVRYQIEVLELLKRLDVFVLCTIHDLNLASALCDELLLLDHGRLIAKGTPKQVLTESLIGDVFGVCCTVEPHPQHGKPLIHYFYGYDRSLGAHI, encoded by the coding sequence ATGAACACCGCCATCACGGTGAATGAGCTGTGCTGGCAGGTGAACGGCCGGGCGCTGCTGGATTCGCTCAGCTTTACCCTGAACGGCCGTGGCATGTACGGCGTGATTGGCCCCAATGGTGCGGGCAAGTCGTCGCTGCTGCGCTGTTTATACCGCTTTATCCGCCCCGACAGCGGCACCATTGTGATTAATGGTCAGGACATCGATGCCTTTTCCCGCAAGGCCTTTGCCCGGCTGGTGGCCGTGGTGCCCCAGGAGTTGCCGCCGCTTTTTGATCTTGCCACCGAAACCGTGGTCGCCATGGGGCTGATCCCCCACAAGGGCTGGCTAGGCGCCGACAGCGCCGCTGACAAGAAGGCTGTGGCCGAAGCGCTTGCCAAGGTTGGTCTTGAAGGTTACGGCAAGCAGCCCTTTGGCAAGTTGTCCGGCGGCGAAAAGCAGCGGGCGCTGATTGCCAGGGCGCTGGTGCAGCGGCCGACGATTCTCATCCTCGATGAACCAACCAGCCATTTGGATGTGCGCTATCAAATTGAAGTGCTGGAGCTTTTGAAACGGCTCGATGTGTTTGTGCTTTGCACCATTCACGACTTAAACCTTGCCAGTGCCCTGTGTGATGAGCTGTTACTGCTGGATCACGGCCGGCTGATTGCCAAAGGTACGCCAAAACAGGTGTTGACCGAATCCCTGATTGGCGACGTATTTGGGGTGTGCTGTACCGTTGAGCCCCATCCTCAGCACGGCAAGCCGCTTATTCATTACTTTTACGGTTACGACCGAAGCCTGGGGGCGCACATATGA